In one window of Miscanthus floridulus cultivar M001 chromosome 12, ASM1932011v1, whole genome shotgun sequence DNA:
- the LOC136495270 gene encoding uncharacterized protein isoform X1, giving the protein MQYENSWFAVSRFLMQKTIFWCTYFEFFSCNDHAVKLQDHGMGCELELYAEGHGTCNGVIIKKIEQSKSSESASDLNEGDIIDRVNGVHFSNAAVQGARLLDIGANHDDCNGMRICLEFGVRGCEIERAVVVQKSTCSGLNRWPFPKPIIVQHYFGGKFIRDEWFTLDI; this is encoded by the exons ATGCAATATGAAAATTCCTGGTTTGCAGTTAGCAGGTTTCTGATGCAGAAAACAATTTTTTGGTGTAcatattttgaatttttttcttgCAATGATCATGCAGTAAAGTTGCAAGACCATGGCATGGGCTGCGAGTTAGAACTCTACGCAGAAGGGCATGGTACCTGCAATGGTGTGATTATTAAGAAG ATAGAACAGTCAAAGTCTTCAGAAAGTGCATCTGATCTAAATGAAGGGGATATCATCGATCGAGTCAATGGTGTACACTTTTCCAACGCTGCAGTG CAGGGTGCCAGACTGTTGGATATAGGTGCTAACCATGACGATTGTAACGGGATGAGGATATGCCTTGAG TTTGGTGTGAGGGGTTGTGAAATTGAAAGAGCAGTTGTCGTTCAGAAGTCTACGTGCAGTGGATTAAACAG GTGGCCTTTTCCAAAGCCAATAATTGTTCAACACTACTTTGGTGGAAAATTTATCCGTGACGAATGGTTTACGCTGGACATCTGA
- the LOC136495270 gene encoding uncharacterized protein isoform X2 → MQYENSWFAVSRFLMQKTIFWCTYFEFFSCNDHAVKLQDHGMGCELELYAEGHGTCNGVIIKKIEQSKSSESASDLNEGDIIDRVNGVHFSNAAVGARLLDIGANHDDCNGMRICLEFGVRGCEIERAVVVQKSTCSGLNRWPFPKPIIVQHYFGGKFIRDEWFTLDI, encoded by the exons ATGCAATATGAAAATTCCTGGTTTGCAGTTAGCAGGTTTCTGATGCAGAAAACAATTTTTTGGTGTAcatattttgaatttttttcttgCAATGATCATGCAGTAAAGTTGCAAGACCATGGCATGGGCTGCGAGTTAGAACTCTACGCAGAAGGGCATGGTACCTGCAATGGTGTGATTATTAAGAAG ATAGAACAGTCAAAGTCTTCAGAAAGTGCATCTGATCTAAATGAAGGGGATATCATCGATCGAGTCAATGGTGTACACTTTTCCAACGCTGCAGTG GGTGCCAGACTGTTGGATATAGGTGCTAACCATGACGATTGTAACGGGATGAGGATATGCCTTGAG TTTGGTGTGAGGGGTTGTGAAATTGAAAGAGCAGTTGTCGTTCAGAAGTCTACGTGCAGTGGATTAAACAG GTGGCCTTTTCCAAAGCCAATAATTGTTCAACACTACTTTGGTGGAAAATTTATCCGTGACGAATGGTTTACGCTGGACATCTGA
- the LOC136495270 gene encoding uncharacterized protein isoform X3 produces the protein MGCELELYAEGHGTCNGVIIKKIEQSKSSESASDLNEGDIIDRVNGVHFSNAAVQGARLLDIGANHDDCNGMRICLEFGVRGCEIERAVVVQKSTCSGLNRWPFPKPIIVQHYFGGKFIRDEWFTLDI, from the exons ATGGGCTGCGAGTTAGAACTCTACGCAGAAGGGCATGGTACCTGCAATGGTGTGATTATTAAGAAG ATAGAACAGTCAAAGTCTTCAGAAAGTGCATCTGATCTAAATGAAGGGGATATCATCGATCGAGTCAATGGTGTACACTTTTCCAACGCTGCAGTG CAGGGTGCCAGACTGTTGGATATAGGTGCTAACCATGACGATTGTAACGGGATGAGGATATGCCTTGAG TTTGGTGTGAGGGGTTGTGAAATTGAAAGAGCAGTTGTCGTTCAGAAGTCTACGTGCAGTGGATTAAACAG GTGGCCTTTTCCAAAGCCAATAATTGTTCAACACTACTTTGGTGGAAAATTTATCCGTGACGAATGGTTTACGCTGGACATCTGA
- the LOC136497432 gene encoding transketolase, chloroplastic-like, translating into MVTPASTTPASTASAAAAPGSGRGVLRLLRSSTCSLLPLAAAARPGARLTTALRARTQPAEPELVEQSVNTIRFLAVDAVEKAQSGHPGLPMGCAPLGHVLFDEFLRFNPKNPAWFDRDRFVLSAGHGCMLQYALLHLAGYDAVKMDDLKAFRQWRSRTPGHPENFETPGVEVTTGPLGQGFANAVGLALAEKHLASRFNRTDMKIVDHYTYAILGDGCQMEGVSNEAASLAGHWGLGKLIAFYDDNHISIDGNTDIAFTEDVLARYEALGWHTIWVKNGNTGYDDIRAAIKEAKGVKDKPTLIKVTTTIGFGSPNKANTYSVHGTALGSKEVEATRSNLGWLHEPFHVPDEVKRHWSLHIDEGASLEAEWNARFVEYEMKYHQEAAELKSIISGELPSGWDNALPTYAPEISPDATRNLSQQCLNALAKVIPGFLGGSADLATSNMTMLKMFGDFQRDTPQERNIRFGVREHGMGAISNGIAVHSPGLIPYCATFFVFTDYMRASIRLSALSESGVIFVMTHDSIGLGEDGPTHQPVEQLFSLRAMPNILMLRPADGNETSGAYKIAVLNRKRPSIIALSRQKLLQLKGTSVDAVSKGGYIISDNSLGNKPDFILIGTSSELEIAENAAGELRNKGRTVRVVSLVCWELFEEQPEDYKESVLPNEVTSRISIEAGVTFGWEKYIGQKGKAIGIDRFGISAPAGRIYKELGLTVENVIAAAEAL; encoded by the exons ATGGTGACACCAGCCTCCACCACCCCTGCGTCCACTGCTTCCGCTGCCGCGGCGCCCGGCTCCGGCCGTGGCGTCCTCCGCCTTCTCCGCTCTTCCACCTGCTCCCTCCTCCCTTTGGCTGCCGCGGCCAGGCCAGGCGCGCGGCTGACCACCGCGCTCCGCGCAAGAACCCAGCCGGCGGAGCCCGAGCTGGTGGAGCAGTCGGTGAACACGATCCGGTTCCTGGCCGTGGACGCCGTGGAGAAGGCGCAGTCCGGGCACCCAGGCCTCCCCATGGGCTGCGCGCCGCTGGGACACGTCCTGTTCGACGAGTTCCTCCGCTTCAACCCGAAGAACCCCGCCTGGTTCGACCGCGACCGCTTCGTGCTCTCCGCCGGCCACGGGTGCATGCTCCAGTACGCGCTTCTCCACCTCGCCGGGTACGATGCAGTCAAG ATGGATGATCTAAAAGCTTTCCGACAATGGAGAAGCAGAACTCCTGGTCACCCAGAGAATTTTGAAACACCTGGTGTTGAAGTCACCACTG GTCCTCTGGGGCAGGGTTTTGCAAATGCTGTTGGATTAGCACTTGCTGAGAAACATCTAGCTTCACGTTTCAACAGGACTGACATGAAAATCGTGGACCATTACAC GTATGCTATACTTGGGGATGGTTGCCAAATGGAAGGTGTTTCTAATGAAGCGGCCTCTCTTGCTGGTCACTGGGGCCTTGGAAAATTGATTGCTTTCTATGATGACAACCACATATCAATTGATGGTAATACAGATATTGCATTCACTGAAGATGTGCTTGCACGATATGAGGCACTAGGATGGCATACTATCTGGGTGAAGAATGGCAACACTGGGTATGATGACATACGTGCCGCAATAAAGGAAGCGAAGGGAGTTAAAGACAAGCCAACTCTCATCAAG GTGACTACCACTATTGGTTTTGGATCTCCGAATAAGGCCAACACATATAGTGTTCATGGTACTGCTTTAGGTTCAAAAGAAGTAGAGGCAACTAGAAGCAATCTTGGCTGGCTTCATGAGCCTTTCCATGTTCCAGATGAGGTGAAGAG GCACTGGAGCCTCCATATTGATGAGGGTGCTTCACTTGAAGCTGAATGGAATGCCAGGTTTGTAGAATATGAAATGAAATACCACCAGGAGGCTGCTGAGTTAAAGAGCATAATTTCAGGGGAACTGCCTTCAGGATGGGACAATGCTCTTCCA ACCTATGCTCCTGAAATCTCTCCTGATGCTACTAGGAACTTATCTCAACAGTGCTTGAATGCACTTGCCAAAGTGATACCTGGATTTCTTGGAGGTAGTGCTGATCTTGCAACATCAAATATGACAATGCTTAAGATGTTTGGTGACTTCCAGAGGGATACTCCTCAAGAGAGAAACATTCGTTTTGGTGTGAGAGAGCATGGGATGGGTGCCATTTCGAATGGCATCGCTGTTCATAGCCCTGGTCTGATACCTTATTGTGCAACATTCTTTGTGTTCACTGACTATATGAGAGCTTCCATCCGCCTTTCAGCCTTAAGCGAATCTGGAGTGATCTTCGTGATGACTCATGACTCCATTGGCCTTGGGGAAGATGGGCCAACCCATCAGCCTGTTGAGCAGTTATTCAGCCTCCGAGCAATGCCTAACATTTTAATGCTTCGTCCAGCTGATGGAAACGAGACATCAGGGGCCTATAAGATTGCAGTTCTTAATAGGAAAAGGCCCTCAATCATTGCCCTCTCACGGCAGAAGCTTCTGCAGCTGAAAGGAACATCGGTTGATGCTGTTTCTAAAGGAGGATATATTATTTCCGATAACTCATTAGGCAACAAACCTGATTTCATTCTCATTGGCACTAGTTCAGAGCTTGAGATTGCAGAAAATGCAGCAGGTGAGCTGCGGAATAAGGGGAGAACCGTACGAGTGGTTTCACTAGTTTGCTGGGAATTATTTGAAGAGCAGCCTGAGGATTATAAGGAAAGTGTTCTCCCAAATGAGGTTACTTCTAGAATTAGCATTGAGGCTGGGGTCACATTTGGATGGGAGAAATATATTGGACAGAAAGGCAAAGCTATTGGTATTGACCGTTTTGGTATAAGTGCTCCTGCGGGGAGAATATATAAGGAACTTGGTTTGACAGTGGAAAACGTCATTGCAGCAGCCGAGGCCCTATAA